A single window of Jiangella alkaliphila DNA harbors:
- a CDS encoding dihydrofolate reductase family protein: MGTLIYEMITSLDGYINDAKGEFDWYTPDEELHTFVNEATQPVGTFLVGRRMYETMVYWETAHTIPDQPEFMLEWARMWQARDKIVYSTSLESVSSERTRLERAFDPDAARALKASTERDLTVDGPELAATALRAGLVDEVGQYVCPVVVGGGTRFFPDDLRLDLELASEHRFNNGVVHVRYRVR, from the coding sequence ATGGGAACGCTGATCTACGAGATGATCACGTCGCTGGACGGCTACATCAACGACGCCAAGGGGGAGTTCGACTGGTACACCCCTGACGAGGAGCTGCACACCTTCGTCAACGAGGCGACCCAACCGGTCGGCACGTTCCTCGTCGGGCGGCGCATGTACGAGACGATGGTCTACTGGGAGACGGCCCACACGATCCCGGACCAGCCCGAGTTCATGCTCGAGTGGGCGCGGATGTGGCAGGCCAGGGACAAGATCGTCTACTCCACCTCGCTCGAATCCGTCAGCAGCGAACGGACCCGGCTGGAGCGCGCCTTCGACCCCGACGCCGCCCGCGCACTGAAGGCGTCGACCGAGCGCGACCTCACCGTCGACGGGCCGGAGCTCGCCGCGACGGCGCTGCGGGCCGGGCTGGTCGACGAGGTCGGGCAGTACGTCTGCCCCGTGGTCGTCGGCGGCGGCACCCGGTTCTTCCCCGACGACCTCCGCCTCGACCTGGAACTGGCGAGCGAACACCGGTTCAACAACGGCGTTGTCCACGTGCGCTACCGGGTGCGCTGA
- a CDS encoding LysE family translocator, giving the protein MVTTGALLGIAAVALGLVLTPGPNMIYLVSRSVTQGRRAGLISLTGVAAGFFVYLLAAAIGIAAVFTLVPALYTALKIAGAAYLLWLAWKAIRPGGESVFAPKPLPADPPRRLFTMGMVTNLLNPKIAILYVSLLPQFVDPARGSVAAQSVVLGLTQIAVALTVNALIVLTAGSLASFLGSRPVWMRAQRWVMGSVLAGLAVRMLADRSKPVAAAT; this is encoded by the coding sequence ATGGTGACCACCGGAGCGCTGCTCGGAATCGCAGCCGTCGCGCTGGGCCTCGTGCTCACGCCGGGGCCGAACATGATCTACCTGGTGTCGCGATCGGTGACGCAGGGGCGCCGCGCGGGACTCATCTCGCTGACCGGCGTCGCGGCCGGGTTCTTCGTCTACCTGCTCGCGGCGGCCATCGGCATCGCGGCGGTGTTCACGCTGGTGCCGGCGTTGTACACGGCCCTGAAGATCGCCGGGGCGGCGTACCTGCTGTGGTTGGCGTGGAAGGCCATTCGGCCGGGCGGCGAGTCGGTGTTCGCCCCGAAGCCGCTGCCGGCCGATCCGCCGCGCCGGCTGTTCACGATGGGTATGGTCACCAACCTGCTCAACCCGAAGATCGCGATCCTCTACGTGTCGCTGCTGCCGCAGTTCGTCGACCCGGCGCGGGGCAGTGTGGCGGCGCAGAGCGTCGTGCTCGGCCTGACCCAGATCGCTGTGGCGCTGACGGTGAACGCGCTGATCGTGCTGACGGCCGGGTCGCTGGCGTCGTTCCTCGGGTCGCGGCCGGTGTGGATGCGGGCGCAGCGCTGGGTGATGGGCTCGGTGCTGGCCGGGCTGGCGGTGCGGATGCTCGCCGACCGGTCCAAGCCGGTGGCCGCCGCAACCTGA
- a CDS encoding MFS transporter: MSLDTEKTQVDARSGRRWWTLAVVSAAQLLVVLDGTIVNIALPSAQAALGMPDGSRHWAITAYALTFGGLLLIGGRVSGVLGHRRSFLIGLLGFAAASALGGAAGSPELLFGARALQGVFAALLAPAGLSLLSTTFTGRDRGRAFGVFAAVGAAGSAVGLIAGGLLTEYPGWRWCLYVNVPIALLAALGAGLVPADRAIRDRNRGRLDADGTPTTPGTNPAPADRATRDRGRLDVSGALLSLAGFAALVYGFARAESLGWGSARVWTLLAGGLALLAAFVVVESRAARPLLPLHVLRHRARAAAFVAVTLLFIAMFGFYLFMSYYTQTVLGYSPVRAGLTLIVNAVAALAGSVFVAGRLYGRVRPAALIVPGLLAAAAGTLLLTRLTADTPDVFVLYLLPAMVLTGLGLGCVLSPTAGLATEGMRGHDIGAASATYNAAQQVGAALGTALLNTVAAAATAAAVGSTQAAASVHGYTTALAVGGGILLAAAALTAVLLSSRRHGSSHPS; the protein is encoded by the coding sequence ATGAGTCTCGACACGGAGAAGACGCAGGTAGATGCCCGATCCGGACGGCGGTGGTGGACGCTGGCGGTGGTGAGCGCGGCGCAGCTGCTGGTCGTCCTGGACGGCACGATCGTGAACATCGCGCTGCCGTCCGCGCAGGCGGCACTGGGGATGCCGGACGGAAGCCGGCACTGGGCGATCACCGCCTACGCGCTGACGTTCGGCGGGCTGCTGCTGATCGGCGGGCGGGTCAGCGGCGTTCTGGGGCATCGGCGGTCGTTCCTCATCGGGCTGCTCGGCTTCGCCGCCGCGTCCGCGCTGGGCGGCGCGGCCGGATCGCCGGAGCTGCTGTTCGGCGCGCGTGCCCTGCAAGGAGTGTTCGCCGCGCTGCTCGCCCCGGCCGGGCTGTCCTTGCTGTCGACGACGTTCACCGGGCGGGACCGGGGCCGGGCGTTCGGGGTGTTCGCGGCCGTCGGAGCGGCGGGCTCGGCGGTCGGGCTGATCGCCGGGGGGCTGCTGACGGAGTACCCCGGCTGGCGCTGGTGCCTCTACGTCAACGTGCCGATCGCGCTGCTCGCGGCGCTCGGGGCAGGCCTGGTGCCGGCGGACCGGGCGATCCGTGACCGCAACCGCGGCCGGCTCGACGCCGACGGCACGCCTACCACCCCCGGTACGAACCCGGCGCCGGCCGACCGGGCGACCCGCGACCGCGGCCGGCTCGACGTCAGCGGTGCGCTGCTCAGCCTGGCCGGGTTCGCCGCGCTGGTGTACGGGTTCGCCCGGGCCGAGTCGCTGGGGTGGGGCTCGGCGCGAGTGTGGACCCTGCTGGCCGGCGGGCTGGCGCTGCTGGCAGCGTTCGTCGTCGTGGAGTCGCGGGCGGCCCGGCCGTTGCTGCCGCTGCACGTACTGCGCCACCGGGCCCGTGCCGCCGCATTCGTCGCCGTGACGCTGCTGTTCATCGCGATGTTCGGGTTCTACCTGTTCATGAGCTACTACACGCAGACGGTGCTCGGATACTCGCCGGTGCGGGCCGGCCTGACGCTGATCGTCAACGCCGTCGCCGCGCTGGCCGGGTCGGTGTTCGTCGCCGGGCGGCTGTACGGGCGGGTCCGGCCGGCGGCGCTGATCGTGCCGGGCCTGCTCGCCGCGGCGGCCGGGACGCTGCTGCTCACCCGGCTGACCGCGGACACACCTGACGTGTTCGTGCTGTACCTGCTGCCGGCGATGGTGCTGACGGGGTTGGGCCTCGGCTGTGTGCTCTCGCCGACGGCCGGCCTGGCCACCGAGGGCATGCGCGGCCACGACATCGGCGCCGCGTCGGCCACCTACAACGCCGCGCAGCAGGTCGGCGCCGCGCTGGGGACAGCCCTGCTCAACACGGTGGCCGCGGCCGCGACAGCCGCCGCCGTCGGGTCCACGCAGGCCGCCGCCTCCGTGCACGGCTACACGACCGCACTCGCCGTCGGCGGCGGGATCCTGCTGGCGGCCGCCGCGCTGACCGCTGTGCTGCTGAGCTCTCGCCGCCATGGTTCCTCCCATCCGAGTTGA
- a CDS encoding HtaA domain-containing protein, translated as MRTTSFRRTVAALLAAALGTGTLVAGSAPSVAAPAVTADTATTAGAAAVDIGAAPPAANTANTANTADTAAEAVAGTLDWGVKASFRSYITGPIAHGSIEVRDPATRNGDGTFRFADATGTADPDAGTADLGFAGEVYFAGHDMGAGPLLELTVTDPRVTVSSATDGVLVADVVSKSLDSGQLVTYDDVELADLDLTDHPLTFDGDTVSAAGVPATLTAAGVPAFANFYTAGTVLDPITFTATLEEAQPVWEPSIEVLAADGVTPAADADLTYGDTVVVKGEGFDPAGNVAPEGNRPPIPAGVPAGTYVVFGKFAEQWQPSAGAPSSARTVGTQKWALAQAALDQVPAQYQSAIRAQWADVQPDGTFTAELTLAKPADRTTGEPIEWPATGNLGVYTYAAGGTVNADQELTVPLTVAEQPDPDPDPIEVTDATFEWGINLVSQYGSPAGGCSFFVAGIADGTEASYKVQDGDVYLLKRLADGRATAVTAENRCLPLVDDKINQRALFTGGTGELDAAGAGSIAWTGAFTIYSYGGMVPWYVKDPVLTVDGEGNGAITAEVGGFASSMEDPTVKEPLDPEQGVTVLELDGVAIEDGVVTGTPVYQGVDYFPLNDPADPASGRRETSAIPDEAKAANPNWGSWPTPIVDFHYRTGLSSYWHTSGLSADPNKPPLPVLLELDGGVPEFVDAHPVTISAQPQWTQAVTGEDTTFTVTAESDDDALTYQWQRRNPGTSDWVAVGGATGVTLTLPGVTPADTGTYVRVVVANSTTSITSSAAGLQVQDAAAPALGSSPADVTTFVGYQAQFAADLAGWPRPTYQWQTSTDGGETWTDHGEAGNASSIELTGLTADQDGLRVRAVGSNGRGADVVTEAAELTVLPAPSEPTLAFPEGAEFDPAAEFLVLTAVGGGYPVPTGTVTLAVVEADVWAARDDTFDRETDTVAWSEIHSSNFTGGFFDAGLYVEPGLIDPEKDYVLVTFSITPGDHSHDAEAAIPFGPGEQPTWEPSIEVFAADGVTPVAEAELTYGDTVVVRGSGFDPEGNVAPEGNRPPIPAGVPAGAYVVFGSFADQWQPSQGAPSSARTVGAQQWALAQAALDQVPAQYQDAIRAQWVEIAADGTFTAEPTLAKPTDRTTGEPVEWPEGTTPGVYTYAAGGTVNADQELYVPLTVADEEPAGPALTLSASTGLDNAGSNVVEATGTGFDPQTAIEVVQAVRVEGADPSSWPTAIGSARVMTTADGSFLVPAALNTVTSRFVPDGSGDVYDCKVVECVVLAYDFGDPADRTQDAWAPIAFDDAERPAPSVTLDSTDFPAEGGSTTVHGGGFIAGDHLLVVQTSALGAASDPRELPRNPAGTSQLVPGEGDGAWALRLDGLAPTFTSTTGTVVDCREVECAVAVFPSRRADLGQSVFVPITFADEEPPTGTGTLDWGLKASFRNYITGPIAHGSIEVREPATRNEDGTFRFAGGTGTGSAEAAELAFAGEVYFAGHDMGAGPLLELTVTDPRVTVSSATDGVLVADVVSKSLDSGELVTYDDVEFATLDFTGHAVTVTDGVASASGVPAALTEAGAAAFAGFYTAGTELDPVTFSVTLEDEPPAPTPTIVVSEVEDLDPYADQITVTGSGFEPADLAGGLRVGVGVVTTDGSVPALDPVETVTFEPVSGLLSFARAALGTFEITLTTGEVEPGTTLAVHTSPVDASADLAYTTQTPIAFADVRTPQLTVTPTEELAVGTEVRIEGTGFAPNRRISLAITANAEQDLEYGWPTGWLQHEVVQADASGALSRMLMLAGTVTGSGVDCVETACFVASFSSAQASDATPVDYRADRSQDVLVAVAFATDPGPEPEPPAVTVDPDPAVQGEPVTFTGTGFEPGATVTAVVDRDAPPPGGTGTLDWGVKESFRNYINGPIAHGAIEVRDPATENADGTFRFAEGTGDATALAFGGEVYFSGHDMGAGPLLELTITDPRVTVTSADAGVLVADVVSKSLSSGELVTYDGVELAALDFTDHPVTETDGVVAASDVPAALTEDGVAAFADFYPAGTELDPVTFAVPVDGSASADGARATAASVEAGTGTVGDDGAVEIGWTVPADLATGGHTVDLVVADESLASTAFTVEEADGEPEPEPEPDPAVSVDPETVAQGGTVTFTGTDFGAEESVEATILIDAATEELTFDNDHGQAVTVRSADGNPLVLRDGNLLVVDGGELDVTLTGLEPTSEENTPEAPAGFYLLTAVDNGPGEVATPAIGGADTTGESGTSRWITNFPYPGSEDIVVPIADGVAETSLTLVEADEFADCEVDCVLYLRTDHRSAANREFDLRVPLEFVSADELAEAAQAEPVTVSGTTNADGEVALEWTVPADSPVGPATVTLTGADSALTASAPFTVTAASPGGDDNGSDEGGSDEGGSEDGSDDGTDGGSEPGADDGDGDGDLPDTGTDPSVILIVGLALLAGGVAVALYDRRRRA; from the coding sequence GTGAGGACCACATCGTTCAGACGGACCGTGGCGGCGCTGCTCGCCGCCGCGCTCGGCACCGGCACACTGGTCGCCGGCTCCGCGCCCTCCGTGGCCGCCCCCGCCGTGACAGCCGACACGGCCACCACGGCCGGCGCCGCCGCCGTTGACATCGGCGCGGCCCCACCCGCCGCCAACACCGCCAACACCGCCAACACCGCCGACACCGCTGCCGAAGCCGTCGCCGGCACCCTCGACTGGGGCGTGAAGGCGTCGTTCCGGAGCTACATCACCGGCCCGATCGCGCACGGTTCGATCGAGGTCCGCGATCCCGCGACGCGCAACGGCGACGGCACGTTCCGGTTCGCCGACGCGACCGGCACCGCCGACCCCGACGCCGGCACGGCCGATCTCGGCTTCGCCGGCGAGGTCTACTTCGCCGGCCACGACATGGGCGCCGGCCCGCTGCTCGAGCTGACCGTCACCGACCCGCGGGTCACGGTGTCGTCGGCGACCGACGGCGTGTTGGTCGCCGACGTCGTCAGCAAGTCGCTCGACTCGGGTCAGCTGGTCACCTACGACGACGTCGAGCTGGCCGACCTCGACCTCACCGACCACCCGCTGACGTTCGACGGCGACACGGTGTCGGCCGCGGGCGTGCCGGCGACGTTGACCGCGGCGGGCGTGCCGGCGTTCGCGAACTTCTACACCGCGGGCACCGTCCTCGACCCGATCACCTTCACCGCCACGCTGGAGGAGGCGCAGCCGGTCTGGGAGCCCTCGATCGAGGTGCTCGCCGCCGACGGCGTCACCCCGGCCGCCGACGCCGACCTCACCTACGGCGACACGGTCGTCGTCAAGGGCGAGGGCTTCGACCCCGCGGGCAACGTCGCGCCCGAGGGCAACCGCCCGCCGATCCCGGCCGGTGTCCCCGCGGGCACCTACGTCGTCTTCGGCAAGTTCGCCGAGCAGTGGCAGCCCTCCGCCGGCGCACCGTCGTCGGCCCGGACCGTCGGCACGCAGAAGTGGGCGCTCGCGCAGGCAGCGCTGGACCAGGTGCCGGCCCAGTACCAGAGCGCCATCCGCGCGCAGTGGGCCGACGTCCAGCCCGACGGCACGTTCACGGCCGAGCTGACCCTGGCCAAGCCGGCCGACCGCACCACCGGCGAGCCGATCGAGTGGCCTGCCACCGGCAACCTCGGCGTCTACACCTACGCCGCCGGCGGCACCGTCAACGCCGACCAGGAGCTGACCGTCCCGCTCACCGTCGCCGAGCAGCCCGACCCGGACCCGGACCCGATCGAGGTCACCGACGCCACGTTCGAGTGGGGCATCAACCTCGTCTCGCAGTACGGCTCGCCCGCCGGCGGCTGCAGCTTCTTCGTCGCCGGCATCGCCGACGGCACCGAGGCCAGCTACAAGGTGCAGGACGGCGACGTCTACCTGCTCAAGCGGCTGGCCGACGGCCGCGCCACCGCCGTGACCGCCGAGAACCGCTGCCTGCCGCTGGTCGACGACAAGATCAACCAGCGCGCTCTGTTCACCGGCGGCACCGGTGAGCTCGACGCGGCCGGCGCCGGCAGCATCGCCTGGACCGGCGCGTTCACCATCTACTCCTACGGCGGCATGGTGCCGTGGTACGTCAAGGACCCGGTGCTGACGGTCGACGGCGAGGGCAACGGCGCCATCACCGCGGAGGTCGGCGGCTTCGCGTCGTCGATGGAGGACCCGACGGTCAAGGAGCCGCTCGACCCGGAGCAGGGCGTCACGGTCCTGGAGCTGGACGGCGTCGCGATCGAGGACGGCGTCGTCACCGGCACCCCGGTCTACCAGGGCGTCGACTACTTCCCGCTGAACGACCCGGCCGACCCGGCGTCGGGCCGGCGCGAGACGTCTGCGATCCCGGACGAGGCGAAGGCCGCGAACCCGAACTGGGGCTCCTGGCCCACTCCGATCGTCGACTTCCACTACCGCACCGGCCTGTCGTCGTACTGGCACACCAGCGGCCTGAGCGCGGACCCGAACAAGCCCCCGCTGCCGGTGCTGCTCGAGCTCGACGGCGGCGTGCCGGAGTTCGTCGACGCGCACCCGGTGACCATCAGCGCCCAGCCGCAGTGGACCCAGGCCGTCACCGGCGAGGACACCACGTTCACCGTCACCGCCGAGAGCGACGACGATGCGCTGACCTACCAGTGGCAGCGGCGCAACCCGGGCACGAGCGACTGGGTGGCCGTCGGCGGCGCCACCGGCGTGACGCTGACGCTGCCGGGCGTGACACCGGCCGACACCGGCACCTACGTGCGCGTCGTTGTGGCCAACAGCACGACGTCGATCACCTCGAGCGCGGCCGGGCTGCAGGTCCAGGACGCGGCTGCGCCCGCGCTGGGATCGTCGCCGGCCGACGTCACCACGTTCGTGGGCTACCAGGCGCAGTTCGCCGCCGACCTCGCCGGCTGGCCCCGGCCCACCTACCAGTGGCAGACCAGCACCGACGGCGGCGAGACGTGGACCGATCACGGCGAGGCCGGGAACGCCAGCAGCATCGAGCTCACCGGCCTGACGGCGGACCAGGACGGCCTGCGGGTCCGCGCGGTCGGCAGCAACGGCCGCGGCGCGGACGTCGTGACCGAGGCGGCCGAGCTGACCGTGCTGCCGGCGCCGAGCGAGCCGACCCTGGCCTTCCCCGAGGGCGCCGAGTTCGATCCCGCCGCAGAGTTCCTCGTCCTCACGGCGGTGGGCGGCGGCTACCCGGTGCCGACCGGCACCGTGACCCTCGCCGTCGTCGAGGCCGACGTCTGGGCCGCGCGTGACGATACGTTCGACCGCGAGACCGACACCGTCGCGTGGAGCGAGATCCACTCGAGCAACTTCACCGGCGGCTTCTTCGACGCCGGGCTGTACGTCGAGCCAGGGCTGATCGACCCGGAGAAGGACTACGTCCTCGTCACGTTCAGCATCACGCCGGGCGACCACAGCCACGACGCCGAGGCGGCGATCCCGTTCGGCCCCGGCGAGCAGCCGACGTGGGAGCCGTCGATCGAGGTGTTCGCGGCCGACGGCGTGACGCCGGTCGCGGAGGCGGAGCTGACCTACGGCGACACCGTCGTCGTGCGCGGCAGCGGCTTCGACCCCGAGGGCAACGTCGCGCCTGAGGGCAACCGCCCGCCGATCCCGGCCGGCGTGCCCGCGGGCGCCTACGTCGTGTTCGGCTCGTTCGCCGACCAGTGGCAGCCGTCGCAGGGCGCGCCGTCGTCCGCTCGGACCGTCGGCGCGCAGCAGTGGGCGCTGGCGCAGGCGGCTCTCGACCAGGTGCCGGCCCAGTACCAGGACGCGATCAGGGCCCAGTGGGTGGAGATCGCGGCCGACGGCACCTTCACGGCGGAGCCGACGCTGGCCAAGCCGACGGACCGCACCACCGGCGAGCCGGTCGAGTGGCCCGAGGGCACCACGCCGGGCGTCTACACCTACGCCGCCGGTGGCACCGTCAACGCCGATCAGGAGTTGTACGTCCCTCTCACCGTCGCCGACGAAGAGCCGGCCGGGCCGGCGCTCACGCTGTCCGCGTCGACCGGGCTGGACAACGCCGGCAGCAACGTCGTCGAGGCGACCGGCACCGGCTTCGACCCGCAGACCGCGATCGAGGTCGTGCAGGCGGTGCGGGTGGAGGGTGCGGACCCGTCGAGCTGGCCGACGGCGATCGGCTCGGCCCGGGTGATGACCACGGCCGACGGCTCGTTCCTGGTTCCGGCGGCGCTGAACACCGTCACGTCGCGGTTCGTCCCCGACGGCAGCGGCGACGTCTATGACTGCAAGGTCGTGGAGTGCGTCGTGCTGGCCTACGACTTCGGTGACCCGGCCGACCGGACCCAGGACGCCTGGGCGCCGATCGCGTTCGACGACGCCGAACGGCCCGCGCCGTCGGTGACGCTGGACTCGACGGATTTCCCGGCCGAGGGCGGTTCGACCACGGTCCACGGCGGCGGGTTCATCGCCGGCGACCACCTGCTGGTCGTGCAGACCAGCGCGCTGGGCGCCGCGAGCGACCCGCGAGAGCTGCCGCGCAACCCGGCCGGCACCAGCCAGTTGGTACCCGGCGAGGGCGACGGCGCGTGGGCCCTGCGGCTCGACGGCCTGGCGCCGACGTTCACGTCGACCACCGGCACGGTGGTCGACTGCCGCGAGGTGGAGTGCGCGGTCGCGGTGTTCCCGAGCCGCCGTGCCGACCTCGGCCAGAGCGTGTTCGTCCCGATCACGTTCGCCGACGAGGAGCCGCCGACCGGCACGGGCACGCTCGACTGGGGCCTCAAGGCGTCGTTCCGGAACTACATCACCGGGCCGATCGCGCACGGTTCGATCGAGGTGCGCGAGCCGGCGACGCGGAACGAGGACGGCACGTTCCGGTTCGCCGGCGGCACCGGGACCGGGTCGGCGGAGGCGGCCGAGCTGGCCTTCGCCGGCGAGGTCTACTTCGCCGGTCACGACATGGGCGCCGGCCCGCTGCTGGAGCTGACCGTCACCGACCCGCGGGTCACGGTGTCGTCGGCGACGGACGGCGTGCTGGTCGCCGACGTGGTGAGCAAGTCGCTGGACTCCGGCGAGCTCGTCACCTACGACGACGTCGAGTTCGCGACGCTGGACTTCACCGGCCACGCGGTCACCGTGACCGACGGGGTCGCGTCGGCGTCCGGTGTTCCGGCGGCGCTGACCGAGGCCGGCGCCGCGGCGTTCGCCGGCTTCTACACCGCCGGCACCGAGCTGGACCCCGTCACGTTCAGCGTCACTCTGGAGGACGAGCCGCCGGCCCCGACGCCGACGATCGTCGTGTCGGAGGTGGAGGACCTCGACCCGTACGCCGACCAGATCACCGTCACCGGGTCCGGGTTCGAGCCCGCCGACCTGGCCGGTGGGCTGCGCGTCGGCGTCGGCGTGGTGACCACCGACGGCAGCGTGCCGGCGCTGGACCCCGTCGAGACCGTTACGTTCGAGCCGGTCAGCGGCCTGCTGTCGTTCGCCCGGGCGGCGCTCGGCACGTTCGAGATCACCCTGACGACGGGCGAGGTCGAGCCGGGCACGACGCTGGCGGTGCACACGTCGCCGGTCGACGCGTCGGCGGACCTGGCGTACACGACGCAGACCCCGATCGCGTTCGCCGATGTCCGCACCCCGCAGCTCACGGTCACCCCGACGGAGGAGCTCGCGGTCGGCACCGAGGTGAGGATCGAGGGGACCGGGTTCGCACCGAACCGCCGCATCTCGTTGGCGATCACCGCCAACGCGGAGCAGGACCTCGAGTACGGCTGGCCGACCGGCTGGCTGCAGCACGAGGTCGTGCAGGCCGACGCGTCCGGCGCGCTGTCGCGGATGCTGATGCTGGCCGGCACTGTGACCGGCAGCGGCGTGGACTGCGTGGAGACCGCCTGCTTCGTGGCGAGCTTCAGTTCGGCGCAGGCCTCCGACGCGACACCGGTCGACTACCGCGCCGACCGCAGCCAGGACGTGCTCGTCGCGGTGGCGTTCGCGACCGACCCCGGCCCGGAGCCGGAGCCGCCGGCCGTCACCGTCGACCCCGATCCGGCCGTCCAGGGCGAGCCGGTCACGTTCACCGGCACCGGCTTCGAGCCCGGCGCGACGGTGACCGCCGTCGTCGACCGCGACGCGCCGCCGCCGGGTGGCACCGGCACGCTCGACTGGGGCGTGAAGGAGTCGTTCCGGAACTACATCAACGGGCCGATCGCGCACGGCGCCATCGAGGTGCGCGACCCGGCGACGGAGAACGCCGACGGCACGTTCCGGTTCGCCGAGGGTACCGGTGACGCGACCGCGCTGGCCTTCGGCGGTGAGGTGTACTTCTCCGGTCACGACATGGGCGCCGGCCCGCTGCTGGAGCTGACCATCACCGACCCGCGGGTCACGGTGACGTCGGCCGATGCGGGTGTGCTGGTCGCCGACGTCGTGAGCAAGTCGCTGTCGTCCGGTGAGTTGGTCACCTACGACGGCGTCGAGCTGGCGGCGCTGGACTTCACCGACCACCCGGTGACCGAGACCGACGGTGTCGTCGCGGCGTCGGACGTACCGGCGGCGCTGACGGAGGACGGCGTGGCGGCGTTCGCGGACTTCTACCCCGCGGGCACCGAGCTGGATCCCGTCACGTTCGCGGTCCCGGTCGACGGGTCGGCGTCGGCCGACGGCGCTCGTGCCACGGCTGCGTCGGTCGAGGCCGGCACCGGTACGGTCGGCGACGACGGCGCGGTCGAGATCGGCTGGACCGTTCCGGCCGACCTCGCGACCGGCGGGCACACCGTCGACCTCGTCGTCGCGGACGAGTCGCTGGCGAGCACCGCGTTCACCGTCGAGGAGGCGGACGGGGAGCCCGAGCCCGAGCCGGAGCCCGACCCCGCGGTCAGCGTGGACCCGGAGACGGTCGCGCAGGGCGGCACGGTCACCTTCACCGGCACCGACTTCGGCGCCGAGGAGAGCGTCGAGGCGACGATCCTCATCGACGCCGCGACGGAGGAGCTCACCTTCGACAACGACCACGGCCAGGCGGTCACGGTCCGCTCGGCGGACGGCAACCCGCTGGTCCTGCGCGACGGCAACCTGCTCGTCGTCGACGGCGGCGAGCTGGACGTCACGCTGACCGGGCTGGAGCCGACCAGCGAGGAGAACACGCCGGAGGCCCCGGCCGGGTTCTACCTGCTGACGGCGGTCGACAACGGTCCGGGCGAGGTCGCGACGCCGGCCATCGGCGGTGCCGACACGACCGGCGAGTCGGGCACGTCGCGGTGGATCACCAACTTCCCGTACCCGGGGAGCGAGGACATCGTGGTGCCGATCGCCGACGGTGTCGCCGAGACGTCGCTCACGCTGGTCGAGGCCGACGAGTTCGCCGACTGCGAGGTGGACTGCGTGCTCTACCTGCGCACCGACCACCGTTCGGCGGCCAACCGGGAGTTCGACCTGCGGGTGCCGCTGGAGTTCGTCAGCGCCGACGAGCTGGCCGAGGCGGCGCAGGCCGAGCCGGTCACCGTCAGCGGGACGACGAACGCCGACGGCGAGGTCGCGCTGGAGTGGACCGTGCCGGCCGACTCGCCGGTCGGCCCGGCGACCGTCACCCTGACCGGCGCGGACTCCGCGCTGACCGCGTCGGCGCCGTTCACCGTCACTGCCGCCTCTCCGGGCGGCGACGACAACGGCTCTGACGAAGGCGGCTCCGACGAGGGTGGCTCGGAGGACGGATCGGACGACGGCACCGACGGTGGATCGGAGCCGGGCGCCGACGACGGCGACGGCGACGGCGACCTGCCGGACACCGGCACCGACCCGTCGGTGATCCTCATCGTCGGCTTGGCGCTGCTGGCCGGTGGCGTCGCGGTCGCGCTCTACGACCGCCGTCGCCGGGCCTGA
- a CDS encoding biliverdin-producing heme oxygenase, which produces MPTTRTPADAEPRTFSQALRERSWPLHDVANGADFINALMEGRMSRAGYTALVTQHLFVYEALESVAAGMRDDPIAGPFVTDELERVPSLRADLAHLLGGADAVDDLEPLPATRRYADRIRETAQWPGGFVAHHYTRYLGDLSGGLAVGTLVARAYGLELGGDGVRFYHFAQIPKPRPFKDAYRARLDAAPWNPDERERVIDEVVAAYGMNTEIFVELGAVHAATPAAG; this is translated from the coding sequence GTGCCGACCACCCGTACGCCGGCCGACGCCGAGCCCCGAACGTTCTCCCAGGCTCTGCGCGAGCGCAGCTGGCCCCTGCACGACGTCGCCAACGGCGCGGACTTCATCAACGCGCTGATGGAGGGCCGCATGAGCCGCGCGGGCTACACCGCACTGGTCACGCAGCACCTGTTCGTGTATGAGGCGCTGGAGTCGGTCGCCGCCGGCATGCGCGACGACCCGATCGCCGGGCCGTTCGTCACCGACGAGCTCGAGCGGGTCCCGTCGCTGCGGGCCGACCTCGCCCACCTGCTGGGCGGCGCCGATGCCGTCGACGACCTCGAGCCGCTGCCGGCGACCCGCCGCTACGCCGACCGCATCCGCGAGACGGCGCAGTGGCCGGGCGGCTTCGTCGCGCACCACTACACCCGCTACCTGGGCGACCTGTCCGGCGGCCTGGCGGTCGGGACGCTGGTCGCGCGCGCATACGGCCTCGAGCTGGGCGGCGACGGCGTGCGGTTCTATCACTTCGCGCAGATCCCGAAGCCGCGGCCGTTCAAGGACGCCTACCGCGCGCGGCTCGACGCGGCGCCGTGGAACCCTGACGAGCGGGAGCGCGTCATCGACGAGGTCGTCGCGGCGTACGGCATGAACACCGAGATCTTCGTCGAGCTCGGCGCGGTGCACGCGGCGACGCCCGCGGCCGGCTGA